The Vidua chalybeata isolate OUT-0048 chromosome 6, bVidCha1 merged haplotype, whole genome shotgun sequence genome has a segment encoding these proteins:
- the LSP1 gene encoding lymphocyte-specific protein 1 isoform X1, with translation MSDSEGCQEGADGVSQVRDESPEENERLTAQWSVEDEEEAARERRRREREKQLRSQAEEGLNGTVPCSESMALAQENHYDFKPSGTLELEEDEGFSDWSQKLEQRKQRSPRQSYEEEDSGVREAEVKLEQIQLDQESPEENMVIREEERLCQEKEEVQEQQEEEEPAEQEEKKRRRSDGEKEEETPEKRQRAPSIAILEEEELCSDHTAVCSTKIMDRTELLNRSIQKSNSIKKSQPPLPVSKIDDRLEQYTQAIETSTKAPKPVRQPSLDLPTTNMMVASTKSLWETGEVTAQSAVKPSACKDIVAGDIVSKRSLWEQKGNPKPESSIKPIPSGKKYKFVATGHGQYKKVLIDDASEQ, from the exons GCTGACAGCGCAGTGGAGCgtggaagatgaggaggaggcGGCGAGAGAGCGGCGTCGGCGGGAGCGGGAGAAGCAGCTGCGGTCCCAGGCAGAAGAGGGCCTGAATGGCACTGTCCCCTGCTCAGAGAGcatggccctggcacaggaaaaCCA CTATGACTTCAAGCCATCTGGGACTTTGGAGCTGGAGGAAGATGAGGGGTTCAGTGACTGGTCCCAGAAGCTTGAGCAGCGCAAGCAGAG GTCTCCGAGGCAGTCCTACGAAGAAGAGGACAGTGgtgtgagagaagcagaagtcAAACTGGAGCAGATCCAGCTGGATCAGGAAAGCCCAGAGGAGAATATGGTTatcagagaggaagagaggctgtgccaggagaaaGAAGAGGTTCAAgaacagcaggaggaagaggaaccAGCTGAGCAAGAG gaaaagaagagaaggcGAAGTgatggagagaaggaagaagaaacaccAGAGAAACGCCAGAGGGCCCCAAGCATTGCCatcctggaagaggaggaactGTGCTCTGACCACACTGCAGTGTGCTCCACAAAG ATCATGGACAGAACTGAGTTGCTGAACCGCTCAATACAGAAAAG CAACAGCATAAAGAAGAGTCAGCCTCCTCTCCCTGTGTCGAAGATTGATGACAGGCTGGAGCAGTACACACAGGCTATTGAG acCTCCACAAAGGCTCCAAAACCTGTCCGGCAGCCCTCTCTTGACCTTCCCACCACGAACATGATGGTAGCCAGCACAAAAAGCCTCTGGGAGACTGGGGAGGTCACAGCTCAATCTGCAGTGAAGCCCTCAGCCTGTAAG GATATCGTGGCTGGAGACATCGTGAGTAAAAGAAGCCTTTGGGAACAGAAGGGGAATCCCAAACCTGAGAGCAGCATCAAG CCCATTCCTTCTGGCAAAAAGTATAAATTTGTTGCAACAGGCCACGGCCAGTACAAGAAGGTGTTGATAGATGATGCTTCAGAGCAATAG
- the LSP1 gene encoding lymphocyte-specific protein 1 isoform X4, giving the protein MLTLLFLDTWLTAQWSVEDEEEAARERRRREREKQLRSQAEEGLNGTVPCSESMALAQENHYDFKPSGTLELEEDEGFSDWSQKLEQRKQRSPRQSYEEEDSGVREAEVKLEQIQLDQESPEENMVIREEERLCQEKEEVQEQQEEEEPAEQEEKKRRRSDGEKEEETPEKRQRAPSIAILEEEELCSDHTAVCSTKIMDRTELLNRSIQKSNSIKKSQPPLPVSKIDDRLEQYTQAIETSTKAPKPVRQPSLDLPTTNMMVASTKSLWETGEVTAQSAVKPSACKDIVAGDIVSKRSLWEQKGNPKPESSIKPIPSGKKYKFVATGHGQYKKVLIDDASEQ; this is encoded by the exons GCTGACAGCGCAGTGGAGCgtggaagatgaggaggaggcGGCGAGAGAGCGGCGTCGGCGGGAGCGGGAGAAGCAGCTGCGGTCCCAGGCAGAAGAGGGCCTGAATGGCACTGTCCCCTGCTCAGAGAGcatggccctggcacaggaaaaCCA CTATGACTTCAAGCCATCTGGGACTTTGGAGCTGGAGGAAGATGAGGGGTTCAGTGACTGGTCCCAGAAGCTTGAGCAGCGCAAGCAGAG GTCTCCGAGGCAGTCCTACGAAGAAGAGGACAGTGgtgtgagagaagcagaagtcAAACTGGAGCAGATCCAGCTGGATCAGGAAAGCCCAGAGGAGAATATGGTTatcagagaggaagagaggctgtgccaggagaaaGAAGAGGTTCAAgaacagcaggaggaagaggaaccAGCTGAGCAAGAG gaaaagaagagaaggcGAAGTgatggagagaaggaagaagaaacaccAGAGAAACGCCAGAGGGCCCCAAGCATTGCCatcctggaagaggaggaactGTGCTCTGACCACACTGCAGTGTGCTCCACAAAG ATCATGGACAGAACTGAGTTGCTGAACCGCTCAATACAGAAAAG CAACAGCATAAAGAAGAGTCAGCCTCCTCTCCCTGTGTCGAAGATTGATGACAGGCTGGAGCAGTACACACAGGCTATTGAG acCTCCACAAAGGCTCCAAAACCTGTCCGGCAGCCCTCTCTTGACCTTCCCACCACGAACATGATGGTAGCCAGCACAAAAAGCCTCTGGGAGACTGGGGAGGTCACAGCTCAATCTGCAGTGAAGCCCTCAGCCTGTAAG GATATCGTGGCTGGAGACATCGTGAGTAAAAGAAGCCTTTGGGAACAGAAGGGGAATCCCAAACCTGAGAGCAGCATCAAG CCCATTCCTTCTGGCAAAAAGTATAAATTTGTTGCAACAGGCCACGGCCAGTACAAGAAGGTGTTGATAGATGATGCTTCAGAGCAATAG
- the LSP1 gene encoding lymphocyte-specific protein 1 isoform X2 yields the protein MTSAILRRNSSKQGLQNLIRLTAQWSVEDEEEAARERRRREREKQLRSQAEEGLNGTVPCSESMALAQENHYDFKPSGTLELEEDEGFSDWSQKLEQRKQRSPRQSYEEEDSGVREAEVKLEQIQLDQESPEENMVIREEERLCQEKEEVQEQQEEEEPAEQEEKKRRRSDGEKEEETPEKRQRAPSIAILEEEELCSDHTAVCSTKIMDRTELLNRSIQKSNSIKKSQPPLPVSKIDDRLEQYTQAIETSTKAPKPVRQPSLDLPTTNMMVASTKSLWETGEVTAQSAVKPSACKDIVAGDIVSKRSLWEQKGNPKPESSIKPIPSGKKYKFVATGHGQYKKVLIDDASEQ from the exons GCTGACAGCGCAGTGGAGCgtggaagatgaggaggaggcGGCGAGAGAGCGGCGTCGGCGGGAGCGGGAGAAGCAGCTGCGGTCCCAGGCAGAAGAGGGCCTGAATGGCACTGTCCCCTGCTCAGAGAGcatggccctggcacaggaaaaCCA CTATGACTTCAAGCCATCTGGGACTTTGGAGCTGGAGGAAGATGAGGGGTTCAGTGACTGGTCCCAGAAGCTTGAGCAGCGCAAGCAGAG GTCTCCGAGGCAGTCCTACGAAGAAGAGGACAGTGgtgtgagagaagcagaagtcAAACTGGAGCAGATCCAGCTGGATCAGGAAAGCCCAGAGGAGAATATGGTTatcagagaggaagagaggctgtgccaggagaaaGAAGAGGTTCAAgaacagcaggaggaagaggaaccAGCTGAGCAAGAG gaaaagaagagaaggcGAAGTgatggagagaaggaagaagaaacaccAGAGAAACGCCAGAGGGCCCCAAGCATTGCCatcctggaagaggaggaactGTGCTCTGACCACACTGCAGTGTGCTCCACAAAG ATCATGGACAGAACTGAGTTGCTGAACCGCTCAATACAGAAAAG CAACAGCATAAAGAAGAGTCAGCCTCCTCTCCCTGTGTCGAAGATTGATGACAGGCTGGAGCAGTACACACAGGCTATTGAG acCTCCACAAAGGCTCCAAAACCTGTCCGGCAGCCCTCTCTTGACCTTCCCACCACGAACATGATGGTAGCCAGCACAAAAAGCCTCTGGGAGACTGGGGAGGTCACAGCTCAATCTGCAGTGAAGCCCTCAGCCTGTAAG GATATCGTGGCTGGAGACATCGTGAGTAAAAGAAGCCTTTGGGAACAGAAGGGGAATCCCAAACCTGAGAGCAGCATCAAG CCCATTCCTTCTGGCAAAAAGTATAAATTTGTTGCAACAGGCCACGGCCAGTACAAGAAGGTGTTGATAGATGATGCTTCAGAGCAATAG
- the LSP1 gene encoding lymphocyte-specific protein 1 isoform X3 yields MAGFISPGIFQSVWDLLDWLTAQWSVEDEEEAARERRRREREKQLRSQAEEGLNGTVPCSESMALAQENHYDFKPSGTLELEEDEGFSDWSQKLEQRKQRSPRQSYEEEDSGVREAEVKLEQIQLDQESPEENMVIREEERLCQEKEEVQEQQEEEEPAEQEEKKRRRSDGEKEEETPEKRQRAPSIAILEEEELCSDHTAVCSTKIMDRTELLNRSIQKSNSIKKSQPPLPVSKIDDRLEQYTQAIETSTKAPKPVRQPSLDLPTTNMMVASTKSLWETGEVTAQSAVKPSACKDIVAGDIVSKRSLWEQKGNPKPESSIKPIPSGKKYKFVATGHGQYKKVLIDDASEQ; encoded by the exons GCTGACAGCGCAGTGGAGCgtggaagatgaggaggaggcGGCGAGAGAGCGGCGTCGGCGGGAGCGGGAGAAGCAGCTGCGGTCCCAGGCAGAAGAGGGCCTGAATGGCACTGTCCCCTGCTCAGAGAGcatggccctggcacaggaaaaCCA CTATGACTTCAAGCCATCTGGGACTTTGGAGCTGGAGGAAGATGAGGGGTTCAGTGACTGGTCCCAGAAGCTTGAGCAGCGCAAGCAGAG GTCTCCGAGGCAGTCCTACGAAGAAGAGGACAGTGgtgtgagagaagcagaagtcAAACTGGAGCAGATCCAGCTGGATCAGGAAAGCCCAGAGGAGAATATGGTTatcagagaggaagagaggctgtgccaggagaaaGAAGAGGTTCAAgaacagcaggaggaagaggaaccAGCTGAGCAAGAG gaaaagaagagaaggcGAAGTgatggagagaaggaagaagaaacaccAGAGAAACGCCAGAGGGCCCCAAGCATTGCCatcctggaagaggaggaactGTGCTCTGACCACACTGCAGTGTGCTCCACAAAG ATCATGGACAGAACTGAGTTGCTGAACCGCTCAATACAGAAAAG CAACAGCATAAAGAAGAGTCAGCCTCCTCTCCCTGTGTCGAAGATTGATGACAGGCTGGAGCAGTACACACAGGCTATTGAG acCTCCACAAAGGCTCCAAAACCTGTCCGGCAGCCCTCTCTTGACCTTCCCACCACGAACATGATGGTAGCCAGCACAAAAAGCCTCTGGGAGACTGGGGAGGTCACAGCTCAATCTGCAGTGAAGCCCTCAGCCTGTAAG GATATCGTGGCTGGAGACATCGTGAGTAAAAGAAGCCTTTGGGAACAGAAGGGGAATCCCAAACCTGAGAGCAGCATCAAG CCCATTCCTTCTGGCAAAAAGTATAAATTTGTTGCAACAGGCCACGGCCAGTACAAGAAGGTGTTGATAGATGATGCTTCAGAGCAATAG